In one Alnus glutinosa chromosome 14, dhAlnGlut1.1, whole genome shotgun sequence genomic region, the following are encoded:
- the LOC133856535 gene encoding cytochrome P450 94A2-like translates to MLFLELLATFFLLLLLLLSILLLTRASTPKKQSSPPPSATVSPPRSYPVIGSFLAVLANQDRRLQWLSDILQVSPSATYVLHRSVGTRQVLTANPAVVQHILKTNFHNYGKGDFFNGTLKDFLGHGIVNVDGESWKFQRQVASHEFNTKSLRKFVETVVDTEISDRLIPILSSAAATGTIIDFQDILQRFAFDNICKIAFGFDPAYLLPSLPQTKFAQAFEESVKISSERLGALIPLVWKIKKLLNIGSEKRLRIAVSEVQEFSRNIIREKKHELREKTSLDSVDLLSRFLSSGHSDEKFVTDIVISFILAGRDTTSSALTWYLWLLSKNPHVESEVLKEIKEKSEAPVFDEVKDMMYTHASLCESMRLYPPVAADTKEAVNDDVLPDGTVVKKGMRVTYMPYAMGRLETLWGSDWAEFKPERWLEKDEAENSHWRFVGRDAYTYPVFQAGPRICLGKEMAFLQMKRVLAGVLRRFKVVPALEEGVEPEFVPQLTSKMKGGLPVRIVERDEKE, encoded by the coding sequence ATGCTGTTCCTCGAACTCCTTGCCACTTTTTTCCTTCTCCTCCTTCTCTTACTTTCCATCCTCTTGCTTACCAGAGCTTCAACACCCAAAAAGCAATCATCTCCACCGCCCTCCGCCACCGTCAGCCCCCCAAGATCCTACCCTGTAATCGGTTCTTTCCTGGCCGTGCTTGCTAACCAAGACCGACGTCTCCAATGGCTTTCAGACATCCTCCAAGTCTCACCCTCGGCCACCTACGTCCTCCATCGCAGCGTCGGCACGCGCCAGGTGTTAACTGCCAACCCAGCCGTCGTCCAGCACATCCTCAAGACCAACTTCCACAACTACGGCAAGGGAGACTTTTTCAACGGAACCCTCAAAGACTTCCTCGGCCACGGGATCGTCAACGTGGACGGCGAATCCTGGAAATTCCAAAGACAAGTCGCCAGCCACGAATTCAACACCAAGTCTCTCCGCAAATTCGTCGAGACCGTCGTGGACACGGAGATCTCCGACCGCCTCATCCCCATCCTCTCCTCAGCTGCCGCAACCGGAACTATCATAGACTTCCAAGACATTCTTCAAAGGTTTGCCTTCGATAATATATGCAAAATCGCTTTCGGATTCGACCCCGCCTACCTGTTGCCTTCTCTTCCACAAACCAAGTTCGCTCAAGCGTTTGAAGAAAGCGTCAAGATCAGTAGCGAGAGGCTCGGTGCGTTAATCCCACTCGTTTGGAAAATCAAGAAGCTTTTGAATATTGGGTCCGAGAAGCGTTTGAGAATCGCAGTCTCAGAAGTTCAAGAATTTTCCAGGAacataataagagaaaagaagcaCGAGCTTAGAGAGAAGACCTCGCTCGATTCCGTCGACCTTTTGTCACGGTTCTTGAGCTCCGGCCACTCGGATGAGAAATTCGTGACCGACATAGTAATAAGCTTCATACTTGCTGGGCGTGACACTACCTCCTCGGCATTGACATGGTATCTTTGGCTACTCTCCAAGAATCCGCATGTCGAATCCGAGGTTCTCAAGGAAATCAAAGAGAAATCCGAAGCGCCTGTCTTTGACGAAGTCAAAGACATGATGTACACTCACGCTTCTCTTTGTGAAAGCATGCGGTTGTACCCGCCAGTCGCGGCGGACACGAAGGAGGCCGTGAACGATGACGTTCTGCCGGACGGGACGGTGGTGAAGAAGGGGATGAGAGTGACGTACATGCCGTACGCGATGGGGAGATTGGAGACGCTGTGGGGGTCTGACTGGGCGGAGTTCAAGCCCGAGCGGTGGCTGGAGAAGGACGAGGCGGAGAACAGTCACTGGAGGTTCGTGGGGAGGGACGCGTACACTTATCCGGTGTTCCAGGCGGGGCCGAGGATTTGCTTGGGTAAGGAGATGGCGTTCTTGCAGATGAAGAGGGTGCTCGCGGGGGTTCTCAGGCGGTTCAAGGTGGTGCCGGCGTTGGAGGAAGGTGTGGAGCCGGAGTTTGTTCCGCAATTGACTTCCAAAATGAAAGGTGGGTTGCCGGTGAGGATTGTGGAGAGGGATGAGAAAGAATGA